A window of Candidatus Bathyarchaeota archaeon contains these coding sequences:
- a CDS encoding AAA family ATPase, with translation MLLAKYPITNLNQVIGQHHVISFLNSRLLTKDIPNLAFVGNPGTGKTTTAVCLAQALYGEDAEYYNFRIYEAAKLSKEEACNTLGNWIRGGLSITTHDITGLRVNLPLPSYKLVILDECEKLNSTVETILRKMMDPKYFDLVRFIFIWNKPDHPAITAPLLSRLTKFKFEPISPQDMLDRLNYIIMQEKGPLRVQQLSQRVLQTILTNRGDLRGAINELEQYI, from the coding sequence ATGCTTCTAGCAAAATACCCTATAACAAACCTAAATCAAGTTATCGGTCAACATCATGTAATCTCTTTTTTGAACAGCAGATTACTAACAAAAGACATACCAAACTTAGCCTTTGTAGGTAATCCTGGCACTGGAAAAACCACAACAGCTGTTTGCTTAGCGCAAGCTCTCTATGGTGAAGACGCCGAATACTATAACTTTAGAATTTACGAAGCAGCAAAGCTTAGCAAGGAAGAAGCCTGCAATACATTGGGTAACTGGATAAGAGGCGGTTTGAGCATAACAACGCATGACATAACGGGCTTGCGCGTGAATTTACCCTTACCGTCATATAAACTAGTAATCTTGGATGAATGTGAAAAACTCAACTCAACAGTTGAAACAATTCTGAGAAAAATGATGGACCCGAAGTATTTTGATCTTGTCAGGTTTATTTTTATTTGGAATAAACCAGACCATCCAGCCATTACAGCACCCCTTCTTTCGCGGCTTACAAAGTTTAAATTTGAGCCAATAAGCCCCCAAGACATGCTTGATAGACTAAATTACATAATTATGCAAGAAAAGGGACCTTTAAGAGTCCAACAACTGAGCCAACGAGTACTACAAACCATACTAACTAATAGAGGTGACCTTCGAGGTGCGATAAATGAACTCGAGCAATACATCTAA